The DNA region ACCACATCGCGCTGCTGGCCCGCCACGGGATCGAGGGTGTGGACCTCGGCGTCACCATCGACACCGTGGAATATGCCGCGCAGGACCGCGCGCTTCTGGAGGCGGTCGAGGGCATGGCCGGCATCCTCCTGTGCGGCGGCAACCAGATCCGGCTGGTGGAAACCCTCGTTCACCGCGGCGAGGAAAGCGCCCTCCTGCGCGCCATCGCCCGCGCCCATGCCGGCGGCGCGGCGCTCATCGCGGCCTCCGGCGCCGCCTCTGCCCTGTCCGGCGTGATGATCGCCGGCGGCTCCACCTACGAGGCGCTGCGCTTCGGCGTCTCCTCCGACGTGGGCCACCAGGGCCTCGCCATCCAGGAAGGCATCGGCCTCTTTGCCGGCGGCATCGTGGACCAGAACCTCATCGGCCACGACCGGCTCGGCCGCCTCGTCGTCGCCTGCGCCGAGGAAAACGAACGCTTCGGCATCGGCGTCTTCGAGGATTCCGCCGTCATCGCCACCCAGGCCGGGATGCGGCTGGAAGCGGCCGGCAAGGACGGCTTCGTCCTGGTCGAGGTCGATCCGATGCAGCTTGTCCTGCAAAGCGACAACTTCGAGGCCCGCGGCGTGCGCCTCACCGTCTTCGGCCCCGGCGATACCGTGGACCTGCGCGACGGCACCACCACCCGCGCCGGCGACGGCGCGGCAGGTGCCCGGATCCTGGAACGTCTGGTCAAGGGCCTGGCCGAAGAGGCCCGCGCCGCCATGTCAGGCGACGATACGGGCTTTCATGGCGTCATGGTCCGCCCCGGCGATGCGCAGGGCGCCACCGCCTGGCTCGACATCGCCTGCCCGCGCGACGAAAACGCCTGACCTGCGGCGAAAGTCGCATCTGGTGCGCCCCGCCCCTTCCGGCTATGCGGCGGCGCATGATCCTTCGCCCCGCCCTGATCGTCCTGATGCTCGCCCCCGCTTCGGCTCTGGCCCAGACCTGGCCTCAGCAGAAATGCGCCCTCTTCACCGAAGCCTGGGCCACATCGGCCCCCGCCGAAGGCAAGGGCGCCCCCAGCCCCGGCTTTCGCCAGAAGATCGAAGCCTTCATCGCCTCGGGCTGCGAAACGCCGCGCGATGCCTGCCCGGCGACCAAGGCCGATGTGGAACTCGCCGATGCGCTGGCCTTGATCGTGGCTCTGGAAGGCATGTCCACGACCTTCCTGCCGATCGCCTGCCCCTGAGCTACTCCATCGCCGCCTTCAGGATCTCGACCAGCACCGTATTGGCATGGTCCGCCTCGCCCTCGGCCCCGCTGTTCAGCGCAATGGTCGCCACCAGATCCTTGTCGGGCAGATAGGCATACAGCACCCGGAAGCCCATCGACTCGCCCTCATAGGTCCAGCCGTCGCCCATCGCGCTGGAAAAGCCCGAAACCCCCAGGCCAAAGCCATGCGGGTCATCGGCGCTGGCGCGACCGATGGTCTTGCCGGTCTTCATGCTGACCACATCGGTCAGCTCGGCCTTGCCCGCCGCATCCAGCACATCGCCCGCAAACAGCGCCCGCACCCACAGGTTCACCTGCGCGGGCGACGACACGATCCCCCCGGCCGCCCCGGCCCAGGACATGTCGGCCAGCTTGATGTCGTCGGTCTCGAACGCCTTCAGCTCGGGCATGGCCGCGGCCACGAAATAGCCCGAGGCCATGCGGTCCGTCACATCCTTCGGGAAGACGCCTTCGACATAGTGGCTGTCGGTCAGGCCGTAGCGGTCGCCGAAAAACCGGGTCTGGAACGTCTCCTGCACCGTCATGCCGCCCGCCCGTTCGATCACCATGCCGGCAAGGATGTAATTTGTGTTGGAATAGTCATATCCCTCGGTCGCCTCCGGCGCGCCGGGATAGGTCGGGTCCACGAAGCCCACCAGAACCGCGGGCGAGAAATGCCGGCCCATCCCCAGCTTCTGGAATGTCTCGGCCATGGCGGGC from Neotabrizicola shimadae includes:
- a CDS encoding serine hydrolase domain-containing protein, producing MRFSVCAAFAGLLAGLALPALALPVFAADPEVLRQKVQAIADAYVRDTAPGERATGISVSVSLPGGAMVNLGAGKVSTAADAAPITPETLYQIGSVSKSFTAAALLQLQAEGKVDLDDTLGKWTPEYPAWKDVTIRRLLNMTSGIMGYDNAPAMAETFQKLGMGRHFSPAVLVGFVDPTYPGAPEATEGYDYSNTNYILAGMVIERAGGMTVQETFQTRFFGDRYGLTDSHYVEGVFPKDVTDRMASGYFVAAAMPELKAFETDDIKLADMSWAGAAGGIVSSPAQVNLWVRALFAGDVLDAAGKAELTDVVSMKTGKTIGRASADDPHGFGLGVSGFSSAMGDGWTYEGESMGFRVLYAYLPDKDLVATIALNSGAEGEADHANTVLVEILKAAME